In one Corallococcus silvisoli genomic region, the following are encoded:
- a CDS encoding sigma 54-interacting transcriptional regulator codes for MPSVPPVPIPTHTVVAARAQGERLSAQRFHLVLLDTERAGTVYPLATEDLRVGKSTDNDVVIDHPTVSRNHLVVRRRGDRFLVQDLDSTNGTFLDGAQVREAYLRPGALLEVGDVRLRFSPQMAPVQVEPTLEDRLGDLVGRSVPMRQIFALLQRIAPTDSTVLLVGETGSGKGAGAKAIHKLSPRTAGPLVVFDCASVSDSLIESELFGHEKGAFTGAVGQRIGCLERAHGGTLFLDEIDDLALDLQPKLLRAIEDREFRRLGSSTPISFDARIVVASKKDLWAETQAGRFREDLYFRLSVFTVSLPPLRDRKEDIPLLVEAFAGEGLWPRLPEKIQEQFLGHTWPGNVRELRNALERARHMVDIPGLTGDNLLREFTRDVPTPAGDFLPVEFTGPFKVCKDELVRAFEREYLTRLLGRARGNIARAAREAELDRKHLYSLLHKYGLVQSEAD; via the coding sequence ATGCCCTCCGTGCCTCCAGTCCCCATCCCCACGCACACCGTCGTCGCCGCGCGGGCGCAGGGGGAGCGGCTGTCCGCGCAGCGCTTCCACCTGGTGCTGCTGGACACCGAACGCGCGGGCACGGTGTACCCGCTGGCCACCGAGGACCTGCGCGTCGGCAAGTCCACCGACAACGACGTCGTCATCGACCACCCCACGGTGAGCCGCAACCACCTGGTGGTGCGCCGGCGGGGCGACCGGTTCCTCGTGCAGGACCTGGACTCCACCAACGGCACCTTCCTGGACGGAGCCCAGGTGCGCGAAGCGTACCTGCGGCCCGGCGCCCTGCTGGAGGTGGGCGACGTGCGCCTGCGCTTCAGCCCGCAGATGGCGCCGGTGCAGGTGGAGCCCACCCTCGAGGACCGGCTGGGCGACCTCGTGGGCCGCAGCGTGCCCATGCGGCAGATCTTCGCGCTCCTGCAGCGCATCGCCCCCACGGACTCCACCGTGCTGCTGGTGGGCGAGACGGGCTCCGGCAAGGGCGCGGGCGCCAAGGCCATCCACAAGCTGAGCCCCCGCACGGCCGGCCCGCTGGTGGTCTTCGACTGCGCCAGCGTGTCCGACTCCCTCATCGAGAGCGAGCTGTTCGGCCACGAGAAGGGCGCCTTCACCGGCGCGGTGGGCCAGCGCATCGGCTGCCTGGAGCGCGCGCACGGCGGCACGCTCTTCCTGGATGAAATCGACGACCTCGCCCTGGACTTGCAGCCCAAGCTGCTGCGCGCCATCGAGGACCGCGAGTTCCGCCGCCTGGGCTCCTCGACGCCCATCTCCTTCGACGCGCGCATCGTGGTGGCCAGCAAGAAGGACCTGTGGGCGGAGACGCAGGCGGGCCGCTTCCGCGAGGACCTCTACTTCCGTCTGTCTGTCTTCACCGTCAGCCTGCCGCCCCTGCGCGACCGCAAGGAGGACATCCCGCTGCTGGTGGAGGCCTTCGCGGGCGAGGGCCTCTGGCCCCGGCTGCCGGAGAAGATCCAGGAGCAGTTCCTGGGGCACACGTGGCCGGGCAACGTGCGTGAACTGCGCAACGCCCTGGAGCGCGCCCGCCACATGGTGGACATCCCGGGGCTCACCGGGGACAACCTCCTGCGCGAATTCACGCGCGACGTCCCCACTCCCGCCGGGGACTTCCTGCCGGTGGAGTTCACCGGACCGTTCAAAGTGTGCAAGGACGAACTCGTGCGTGCCTTCGAGCGCGAGTACCTGACGCGCCTGCTGGGCCGCGCCCGGGGGAACATCGCCCGCGCCGCCCGGGAGGCGGAGCTGGACCGGAAGCATCTCTATTCGCTGTTGCACAAGTACGGACTGGTGCAGAGCGAGGCGGATTGA
- a CDS encoding right-handed parallel beta-helix repeat-containing protein — protein sequence MKCAPLCLSLFAAVLLQPLQARAGLERDIPAGSEPFSVFHTLPQPPPEDAVRYVDAASTEPGDGSQARPWRHIQEALRQLRPGQLAYVAGGVYEENLLWDQAVDGTEEAPIVLRALPGTRPVLRNRGKRPLLEVTKSYWIIDGFNLDGAGVRSPQVRFTGDGAHHVLLRRGSLVGAGGGAALFIGKGAHHIQVDHTSLSGTSNWSDLREDAVCQTTADCAAYEPTPAVGLVCVTGGRCATRQDGHGVSIYPDTHHVLLTSNFFWNNSGDGVQCVGPAYAEPGVGTRRPHDVLMQGNTFTNSPSFDGNTENAVDIKDCDRVTLSGGRMQHFRPTRNVRGNSSQGEAILIHFDAQGVLVEGLDLSDACRAVGLGRSVEGEQLANVVIRRNVFHDPPPRSARCASDGVWMTQVKGVDLYHNTFDGFEGAAVSVGEDVARPAVIDVDIWNNIFKGDRGYYLGAHRAGVVGLESGYNLFASDTGKQLRCNFNPVYLEGWSACPGFDPPLDSGGTSRVGEPLFSSPARDTEPGSPARDMALDDGDGAAYCGDGPDVGARESCSTGPQSPTILPPSAAWGLQQGTPEDDLFAAIAVGSEGELFYAGATRGAFSDVPQGGWDATLGRVSADGHPGWSRALGGPGDEQAWALAVDARGQVFMAGATTSDLSEPLAGESDGFIAKFTPDGERLWVRQFGSEGMDVFYGLATDGASVYAAGTTTGSFPGQPHHPSPGGDALLVKADADGNTVWTRVWGIHKNEVLKAVAYAQDSVYVLGEVTNQYLFVTKLTADGTLLWQRQYTLNRAQGTALATDAAGHVYALGAFVPATNRFTPWLLKLDSTGHEVWTRTTFAESAVAFAGMACDAQGSVLMAGRDSHNRGLWKVSPDGALSWLADHPGNSDLTSLTRAVAVDARGGVFLAGETGSSLFAPLQGGLDAWLVKYPAPQP from the coding sequence GTGAAGTGTGCCCCCCTCTGTCTCTCTTTGTTCGCCGCCGTGCTCCTCCAACCGCTCCAGGCCCGGGCCGGGTTGGAGCGGGACATCCCCGCTGGCTCGGAGCCCTTCTCCGTCTTCCACACCCTCCCCCAGCCGCCCCCGGAGGACGCCGTGCGCTACGTGGATGCGGCCAGCACGGAGCCTGGGGATGGCAGTCAGGCCCGCCCGTGGCGGCACATCCAGGAGGCCCTCCGCCAGCTGCGTCCGGGTCAGCTCGCCTACGTGGCCGGGGGCGTCTACGAGGAGAACCTCCTCTGGGACCAGGCGGTGGATGGCACCGAGGAGGCGCCCATCGTCCTGCGGGCCCTGCCGGGCACCCGCCCCGTCCTGCGCAACCGGGGGAAACGGCCGCTGCTGGAGGTGACGAAGAGCTATTGGATCATCGACGGGTTCAACCTGGACGGCGCGGGCGTGCGCAGTCCCCAGGTCCGGTTCACCGGCGACGGCGCGCACCACGTGCTGCTGCGCCGCGGCTCGCTGGTCGGCGCGGGCGGCGGCGCGGCGCTCTTCATCGGGAAGGGGGCCCACCACATCCAGGTGGACCACACGAGCCTGTCCGGCACCTCCAACTGGAGCGACCTGCGCGAGGACGCGGTCTGCCAGACGACGGCGGACTGCGCCGCCTACGAGCCCACCCCGGCCGTGGGCCTGGTGTGCGTCACCGGCGGACGCTGCGCCACGCGGCAGGACGGCCACGGCGTCAGCATCTATCCGGACACCCATCACGTGCTGCTCACGTCCAACTTCTTCTGGAACAACTCCGGGGACGGCGTGCAGTGCGTGGGCCCCGCCTACGCGGAGCCGGGAGTGGGGACGCGGCGCCCCCATGACGTGTTGATGCAAGGCAATACCTTCACCAACAGCCCCAGCTTCGACGGCAACACGGAGAACGCCGTCGACATCAAGGATTGCGACCGCGTCACCTTGAGCGGCGGGCGGATGCAGCACTTCCGCCCCACGCGCAACGTCCGGGGCAACTCCAGCCAGGGCGAGGCCATCCTCATCCACTTCGACGCGCAGGGGGTGCTCGTGGAAGGGCTGGACCTGTCCGACGCGTGCCGGGCCGTGGGCCTGGGGCGCTCGGTCGAGGGCGAGCAGCTGGCCAACGTCGTGATCCGCCGCAACGTCTTCCACGACCCGCCGCCCCGGAGCGCGCGGTGCGCTTCCGACGGCGTGTGGATGACCCAGGTGAAGGGCGTGGACCTGTACCACAACACCTTCGATGGCTTCGAAGGCGCGGCCGTGTCGGTGGGCGAGGACGTCGCCAGGCCCGCCGTCATCGACGTCGACATCTGGAACAACATCTTCAAGGGAGACCGGGGCTACTACCTGGGCGCGCACCGCGCGGGCGTCGTCGGCCTGGAGAGCGGCTACAACCTCTTCGCCAGCGACACCGGCAAGCAGCTGCGCTGCAACTTCAACCCCGTCTACCTGGAGGGCTGGAGTGCCTGTCCTGGCTTCGACCCGCCCCTGGACTCCGGAGGCACCAGCCGCGTCGGGGAGCCGCTGTTCTCCTCGCCCGCGCGGGACACCGAGCCCGGCTCGCCCGCGCGCGACATGGCGCTCGACGACGGGGACGGCGCCGCCTACTGCGGGGACGGGCCGGACGTAGGCGCCAGGGAGAGCTGCTCCACCGGTCCCCAGAGTCCCACCATCCTGCCCCCGTCCGCGGCGTGGGGGCTCCAGCAGGGCACGCCCGAGGATGACCTGTTCGCGGCCATCGCGGTGGGCAGCGAGGGCGAGCTGTTCTACGCGGGGGCCACGCGGGGCGCCTTCAGCGACGTCCCACAGGGAGGCTGGGACGCCACCCTCGGCCGCGTCTCCGCGGACGGACACCCTGGCTGGTCCCGCGCGCTGGGGGGGCCGGGGGACGAACAGGCCTGGGCGCTCGCCGTGGACGCGCGCGGACAGGTGTTCATGGCGGGCGCCACCACGAGCGACCTCTCGGAGCCGCTCGCCGGCGAGAGCGACGGCTTCATCGCGAAATTCACTCCGGACGGAGAGCGGCTGTGGGTGCGCCAGTTCGGCTCGGAAGGGATGGACGTCTTCTACGGCCTCGCCACCGACGGCGCGTCCGTGTACGCCGCCGGCACCACGACGGGCAGCTTCCCCGGCCAGCCCCACCACCCGTCACCGGGAGGCGACGCGCTGCTGGTGAAGGCGGACGCGGACGGGAACACCGTCTGGACGCGCGTGTGGGGCATCCACAAGAACGAGGTCCTCAAGGCCGTGGCGTACGCCCAGGACAGCGTCTACGTGCTGGGCGAGGTCACCAACCAATACCTCTTCGTGACGAAGCTCACCGCCGACGGGACGCTCCTCTGGCAACGCCAGTACACGCTGAACCGCGCGCAGGGCACGGCCCTCGCCACGGACGCGGCGGGCCACGTCTACGCCCTGGGCGCCTTCGTGCCCGCCACGAACCGCTTCACGCCCTGGCTGCTCAAGCTGGACTCCACGGGCCACGAGGTGTGGACGCGCACCACGTTCGCGGAGAGCGCCGTCGCCTTCGCGGGGATGGCGTGCGACGCCCAGGGGAGCGTGCTGATGGCGGGGCGCGACAGCCACAACCGGGGCCTGTGGAAGGTGTCCCCCGACGGCGCCCTGAGCTGGCTGGCGGACCACCCTGGAAACAGCGACCTGACCAGCCTCACCCGGGCGGTGGCGGTGGACGCGCGGGGCGGCGTCTTCCTCGCCGGAGAGACCGGGAGCAGCCTCTTCGCCCCCCTCCAGGGAGGGCTGGATGCTTGGCTGGTGAAGTACCCCGCCCCACAGCCATGA
- a CDS encoding ligand-binding sensor domain-containing protein, whose product MGALGWAGCGDGAARHGDDPMVPAAPEQDPQSPDAGPGGTGITDAGTDAGTGGTDAGTDAGTGGTDAGTDAGTPETVQTYPLPSAPGWTFYNQQRGAPRYVYGITADQGGNVWVAGGEEGLFLLKKGDTTFQRFTMSEGLRPFGRMRDGVGGPPPGMPYLKVISVAGGRDGTVFVGYAGKPPQPGKPTCEDEWDQAENAHREPDASVYKSGDADKVTLKANGTLEVVHYDIHTGPTKVAAEMRGREKLCTIYRIAYDPVKEVVWFGGNHGFAMGNAKFDGNVPSYCWDPRPWNTQQSPQFKWEFQCAGLYEHVHPAITGAGGELLSDRYYGIAITENHDVFFGGQIRSTRFYYGSNGDNYWSGQSQTEDAAYEGNRIDIWPDQVANYPTAAQRVDDNVSGMALASNGGVWASSFYYGLARLSANGTVETRVMQDLVNYTPAKGGNAAMAPTSAVATDPRDGSLWVGANWWGGITRLKDGATVKYSGDVFGNTLTSVSSVSDIQFDRSGSRRRVLVSFEGTKNAKTGVVTPGLIGIYDGD is encoded by the coding sequence ATGGGAGCACTGGGGTGGGCGGGCTGCGGCGACGGTGCCGCGCGCCACGGGGATGATCCGATGGTGCCGGCGGCGCCCGAGCAGGACCCCCAATCCCCAGACGCGGGCCCGGGCGGCACGGGCATCACGGACGCGGGCACCGACGCGGGCACCGGCGGCACGGACGCGGGCACCGACGCGGGCACCGGCGGCACGGACGCGGGCACCGACGCGGGCACGCCGGAGACGGTGCAGACCTATCCCCTGCCCTCCGCGCCGGGCTGGACGTTCTACAACCAGCAGCGGGGCGCGCCGCGCTACGTGTATGGCATCACCGCCGACCAGGGCGGCAACGTGTGGGTCGCGGGCGGCGAGGAGGGGCTCTTCCTGCTCAAGAAGGGCGACACCACCTTCCAGCGCTTCACGATGTCCGAGGGCCTGCGCCCCTTTGGCCGCATGCGCGACGGCGTGGGCGGCCCGCCGCCGGGCATGCCGTACCTCAAGGTCATCTCCGTGGCGGGCGGTCGCGACGGCACGGTGTTCGTGGGCTACGCCGGCAAGCCGCCCCAGCCGGGCAAGCCCACCTGCGAGGACGAGTGGGACCAGGCGGAGAACGCCCACCGCGAGCCGGACGCGAGCGTCTACAAGAGCGGTGACGCGGACAAGGTGACGCTGAAGGCGAACGGCACGCTGGAGGTCGTGCACTACGACATCCACACCGGCCCCACCAAGGTGGCGGCCGAGATGCGCGGGCGCGAGAAGCTCTGCACCATCTACCGCATCGCCTACGACCCGGTGAAGGAGGTCGTCTGGTTTGGCGGCAACCACGGCTTCGCCATGGGCAACGCGAAGTTCGACGGCAACGTCCCGTCCTACTGCTGGGATCCGCGCCCCTGGAACACGCAGCAGAGCCCTCAGTTCAAGTGGGAGTTCCAGTGCGCGGGCCTCTACGAGCACGTGCACCCCGCCATCACGGGCGCCGGCGGCGAGCTGCTGTCGGACCGCTACTACGGCATCGCCATCACCGAGAACCACGACGTCTTCTTCGGCGGGCAGATCCGCTCCACGCGCTTCTATTACGGCTCGAACGGCGACAACTACTGGTCGGGCCAATCCCAGACAGAGGACGCGGCGTATGAAGGGAACCGCATCGACATCTGGCCGGATCAGGTGGCGAACTACCCCACCGCGGCGCAGCGCGTGGACGACAACGTCTCCGGCATGGCGCTGGCCAGCAACGGCGGCGTGTGGGCCAGCTCGTTCTATTACGGCCTCGCGCGCCTGAGCGCCAACGGCACCGTGGAGACGCGCGTGATGCAGGACCTGGTCAACTACACGCCCGCCAAGGGCGGCAACGCCGCGATGGCGCCCACCTCCGCGGTGGCCACGGATCCACGGGATGGCAGCCTCTGGGTGGGCGCCAACTGGTGGGGGGGCATCACCCGCCTGAAGGACGGCGCCACCGTGAAGTACAGCGGTGACGTCTTCGGCAACACGCTCACGTCCGTCAGCAGCGTGTCCGACATCCAGTTCGACCGCTCCGGCAGCCGGCGCCGCGTCCTCGTCTCCTTCGAGGGCACCAAGAACGCGAAGACAGGGGTCGTCACGCCGGGCCTCATCGGCATCTACGACGGCGACTGA
- a CDS encoding class I SAM-dependent methyltransferase, with translation MAGNDARGRTPLSLVGQEPDLVFYTRQASEHGEPVLVLGAANGRVPWALAGHGFTTVGVDPSEAMIRSAEERRASESPDVSGRTRLLAADPRTLRLPEKFPLVLAPQHALGLMTGRDDVEAFLATVRHHLAPGGTFIYDVLNAPREPVLPRDDDEPGAAVEPRRPLFALHLRERRQAGGASPIRRLKLRHFPPEELEAALTASGLTLRERYGRFDGKPFDLEDLRQIGVAGT, from the coding sequence ATGGCTGGGAACGACGCACGCGGCCGCACCCCCCTGTCCCTGGTGGGACAGGAGCCGGACCTTGTTTTCTACACACGGCAGGCGTCGGAGCACGGCGAGCCCGTGCTGGTGCTGGGGGCGGCCAACGGCCGGGTGCCCTGGGCGCTGGCGGGCCACGGCTTCACCACCGTGGGGGTGGACCCCTCCGAAGCGATGATCCGCTCCGCCGAGGAGCGCCGCGCCTCCGAGTCCCCGGACGTCTCCGGGCGCACGCGCCTGCTGGCCGCGGATCCGCGAACGCTGCGGCTGCCGGAGAAGTTCCCGCTGGTGCTCGCCCCGCAGCACGCGTTGGGGCTGATGACCGGACGCGATGACGTGGAGGCGTTCCTCGCCACCGTCCGCCACCACCTGGCCCCTGGCGGCACCTTCATCTACGACGTGCTCAACGCCCCGCGCGAGCCCGTGCTGCCGCGCGACGACGACGAGCCCGGCGCCGCGGTGGAGCCCCGCCGCCCGTTGTTCGCCCTGCACCTGCGCGAGCGGCGTCAGGCGGGGGGCGCCAGTCCCATCCGCCGCCTCAAGCTGCGCCACTTCCCGCCGGAGGAGCTGGAGGCCGCCCTCACCGCCAGCGGCCTCACGCTGCGCGAGCGCTACGGCCGCTTCGACGGCAAGCCCTTCGACCTGGAGGACCTGCGCCAGATTGGCGTCGCCGGGACGTGA
- a CDS encoding response regulator transcription factor: MSTPEEKPRRILVVEDDLSILTGVSMNLRFEGYEVLQAQDGRTGLARALDDSPDLLVLDLMLPELNGYEVIRELRQRGRDTPVVVLSARGQESDKILGLNLGADDYVVKPFGLQELLARIKAVLRRRFGATGTTPPPVSFGDVKVDLSQRTVARDGQPVELTAQEFKLLAHFLAHPGRTFTREELLSGAWGYHYEGSARTVDNFMRQLRLKFEADPEAPRHFLTVRGLGYRFER; this comes from the coding sequence ATGAGCACGCCCGAGGAGAAGCCCCGGCGCATCCTCGTCGTGGAGGACGACCTGTCCATCCTCACCGGCGTGTCCATGAACCTGCGCTTCGAGGGCTACGAAGTCCTCCAGGCCCAGGACGGCCGGACGGGCCTGGCGCGCGCGCTGGATGACTCGCCGGACCTGCTGGTGCTGGACCTGATGCTCCCGGAGCTGAACGGCTACGAGGTGATTCGCGAGCTGCGCCAGCGCGGCCGCGACACGCCCGTGGTGGTGCTGTCCGCCCGGGGCCAGGAGTCGGACAAGATATTGGGCCTCAACCTGGGCGCGGACGACTACGTGGTGAAGCCCTTCGGGCTGCAGGAGCTGCTCGCGCGCATCAAGGCGGTGCTGCGCCGCAGGTTCGGGGCCACCGGCACCACCCCGCCACCGGTGTCGTTTGGAGACGTGAAGGTGGACCTGTCCCAGCGCACGGTGGCGCGCGACGGGCAGCCGGTGGAGCTGACGGCGCAGGAGTTCAAGCTGCTGGCGCACTTCCTGGCCCACCCGGGCCGCACCTTCACCCGCGAGGAGCTGCTGTCCGGCGCGTGGGGCTACCACTACGAAGGCAGCGCGCGCACGGTGGACAACTTCATGCGCCAGCTGCGGCTGAAGTTCGAAGCGGACCCCGAGGCGCCCCGGCACTTCCTCACGGTGCGCGGCCTGGGCTACCGCTTCGAGCGCTGA
- a CDS encoding sensor histidine kinase, with the protein MSRPAPVILSFRRTFALLILLVVLPSAGLSGFGVVAIINERAAVEKRLEAAWRGTLADLSAEVPRALTRGRLEPRDNGRLAFLLPDDQELSDPDGTFRVENGVVRTQDPQLAESLAALVPEAASLPTVPTVFSLATGNRAVLVAAERQGASVRGVRLSSVALDALLAEKAQGRATSEPVRFTLLPVPRDTSSDGGLVNRLMSEVAQARQNALGPPVLAERVLSAPLQDFRLVVLPTGEDPVASASTRNRAVYGVLLGLFYLTLTFGVAYTGRVLYREARLSRMKTDFVSLVSHELRTPLTSIRMFIETLALGRLKDPAQTQEVLDLLTRETERLSDLIERVLDWARIESGRKVYQREALPVANVVDSAVAAFRAQRLGDGMELTVQVDDGLPPVEMDRVAVAGALLNLLQNAYKYSGPTNRRIALRARRDGRHVNLSVEDNGVGIARKDRKRIFERFYRVDNLLTRKTEGSGLGLAISKRIVEAHGGRITVQSEPGQGSRFTIQLPVGRA; encoded by the coding sequence GTGTCACGTCCCGCGCCCGTCATCCTCAGCTTCCGGCGCACCTTCGCGCTGCTCATCCTGCTGGTCGTGCTGCCGTCAGCCGGCCTGTCCGGCTTCGGCGTCGTGGCCATCATCAACGAGCGCGCCGCGGTGGAGAAACGCCTGGAGGCCGCGTGGCGAGGCACGCTCGCGGACCTGTCCGCGGAGGTGCCCCGCGCGTTGACCCGCGGACGGCTGGAGCCGCGCGACAACGGCCGGCTGGCGTTCCTCCTGCCGGATGATCAGGAGCTGTCCGACCCGGACGGCACCTTCCGCGTGGAGAACGGCGTGGTGCGGACACAGGACCCGCAGCTGGCGGAGTCCCTGGCGGCGCTGGTGCCGGAGGCCGCCTCCCTGCCCACGGTGCCCACCGTCTTCTCGCTCGCCACCGGGAACCGCGCGGTGCTGGTGGCCGCCGAGCGCCAGGGCGCCTCCGTGCGGGGCGTGCGGCTGTCGAGCGTCGCGCTGGACGCGCTCCTGGCGGAGAAGGCGCAGGGACGGGCCACGTCGGAGCCGGTGCGCTTCACGCTGCTCCCCGTGCCGCGCGACACGTCCAGCGACGGCGGGCTCGTCAACCGGCTGATGTCGGAGGTGGCCCAGGCCCGGCAGAACGCCCTGGGGCCGCCGGTGCTCGCGGAGCGCGTGCTGTCCGCGCCGCTCCAGGACTTCCGCCTGGTGGTGCTGCCCACCGGCGAGGACCCCGTGGCGAGCGCCTCCACGCGCAACCGCGCCGTGTACGGCGTGCTGCTGGGCCTGTTCTACCTGACGCTCACGTTTGGCGTGGCGTACACCGGCCGGGTGCTCTACCGCGAAGCGCGCCTGTCGCGGATGAAGACGGACTTCGTGTCGCTGGTGAGCCATGAGCTGCGCACGCCGCTCACCTCCATCCGCATGTTCATCGAGACGCTGGCCCTGGGCCGGTTGAAGGACCCCGCGCAGACCCAGGAGGTGCTGGACCTGCTGACGCGCGAGACGGAGCGCCTGTCGGACCTCATCGAGCGGGTGCTGGACTGGGCGCGCATCGAGAGCGGCCGCAAGGTGTACCAGCGCGAAGCCCTGCCGGTGGCGAACGTGGTGGACTCGGCGGTGGCGGCCTTCCGCGCGCAGCGGCTGGGCGACGGCATGGAGCTCACCGTGCAGGTGGATGACGGACTGCCCCCGGTGGAGATGGACCGCGTCGCGGTGGCGGGCGCGCTGCTCAACTTGTTGCAGAATGCCTACAAGTACAGTGGGCCCACGAACCGCAGGATCGCCCTCCGGGCGCGGAGGGACGGCAGACACGTGAACCTGTCGGTGGAGGACAACGGGGTGGGAATCGCCAGGAAGGACCGCAAGCGCATCTTCGAGCGCTTCTACCGCGTGGACAACCTGCTCACGCGCAAGACGGAGGGCAGCGGACTGGGGCTCGCCATCAGCAAGCGCATCGTGGAGGCGCACGGCGGCCGCATCACGGTGCAGAGCGAGCCCGGCCAGGGCAGCCGCTTCACCATCCAGCTCCCGGTAGGCCGCGCATGA
- a CDS encoding c-type cytochrome — translation MRRQGWAALCAVTTLVLSGCKEREVAGTWSNASGSVALSRDDSLLYVVDADNGILAVVDTVRREKVGEVRVGPRPERVTVGPDDTVYVTNRGGRSVSVIRRGDAVEAARIPVGVEPTGLAVSPDGSTLYVVNSATRESAARGSLTAIDTGSLTARWELPLGQEPRGIALLEDGRKAAVSLFRQGDVMTVDLSNVDRPRVMRDGTALNTLANRPPSAFAPSPSTGTSSQPGAARGPRAFRARGMVDLLGTPDGQRLFAPVLWSREDPLGGPVDGNNPGPGEQMYGGGTPCGAAGGGGVVAVGLVAFDATGEAPRPVVDDLDECKPPPEETPDYPTSLIASPSSEAPLQGPAAAVVDPTGAWLFLVNQETNNVAIVPAWRRSGGDLMSAGSSVRQVLSVGAGPNGIALTRDGRKAYVYNAFDHTLTTLVSGADGAEGLVREQMPRLTLAGDTLAPLAAQGRRLFFTALDERMTSPAVVISCASCHLEGREDGHVWGFPDGPRQTPSLAGRMTTSTAPFHWSGEFSELGAFMNATVKDRMGGESLDADTVAKLAAFIDAIPAPDNAARGEPLTASQARGAVLFKQAACDTCHSGVAFTNNTNVDVGTFVRSGVLQDAAAVITAGLNTPSLLGVGRTAPYLHDGSAPTLKARLLNGRESNQHGLTAQLSDSDVDDLVAYLETL, via the coding sequence ATGCGACGGCAGGGATGGGCCGCGCTGTGCGCGGTGACGACGCTGGTGCTTTCGGGCTGCAAGGAGCGCGAGGTGGCGGGCACCTGGAGCAATGCCTCCGGGTCCGTGGCGCTCAGCCGGGATGACTCGCTGCTCTACGTGGTGGACGCGGACAACGGCATCCTCGCCGTGGTGGACACCGTCCGCCGGGAGAAGGTGGGCGAGGTGCGGGTGGGGCCGCGTCCGGAGCGCGTGACGGTGGGGCCGGACGACACGGTGTACGTGACGAACCGGGGCGGGCGGAGCGTGTCCGTCATCCGCCGGGGGGACGCGGTGGAGGCCGCGCGCATTCCGGTGGGCGTGGAGCCCACGGGGCTGGCCGTGTCCCCGGACGGCAGCACGCTGTACGTGGTGAACAGCGCCACGCGCGAATCCGCCGCGCGGGGCAGCCTCACCGCCATCGACACGGGCTCTCTCACGGCGCGCTGGGAGCTGCCGCTGGGCCAGGAGCCGCGCGGCATCGCGCTCCTGGAGGACGGCCGCAAGGCGGCGGTGTCGCTGTTCCGTCAGGGCGACGTGATGACGGTGGACCTGTCGAACGTGGACCGTCCCCGGGTGATGCGCGACGGCACGGCCCTGAACACGCTGGCCAACCGCCCGCCGTCCGCCTTCGCCCCGTCGCCTTCCACGGGGACCTCGTCCCAGCCTGGCGCCGCGCGGGGCCCGCGGGCGTTCCGGGCGCGCGGCATGGTGGACCTGCTGGGCACGCCGGACGGACAGCGCCTCTTCGCGCCGGTGCTCTGGTCGCGCGAGGATCCGCTGGGGGGGCCCGTGGATGGGAACAACCCCGGCCCGGGGGAGCAGATGTATGGCGGCGGGACGCCGTGTGGCGCGGCTGGAGGTGGGGGTGTGGTGGCGGTGGGCCTGGTCGCCTTCGACGCGACGGGGGAGGCGCCCCGGCCGGTGGTGGACGACCTGGATGAGTGCAAGCCGCCGCCGGAGGAGACGCCGGACTACCCCACGTCGCTCATCGCCAGCCCGTCGTCGGAGGCGCCCCTGCAGGGGCCGGCGGCGGCGGTGGTGGACCCCACGGGCGCGTGGCTCTTCCTGGTGAACCAGGAGACGAACAACGTGGCCATCGTGCCCGCGTGGCGCCGCTCCGGGGGGGACCTGATGAGCGCGGGGAGTTCGGTGCGGCAGGTGCTGTCCGTGGGGGCGGGGCCCAACGGCATCGCCCTCACGCGCGATGGGCGCAAGGCGTACGTCTACAACGCGTTCGACCACACGCTCACCACGCTGGTGAGCGGCGCGGATGGGGCCGAGGGGCTCGTGCGCGAGCAGATGCCCCGGCTGACGCTCGCGGGCGACACGCTGGCGCCCCTGGCGGCGCAGGGGCGGCGGCTGTTCTTCACCGCGCTGGATGAACGGATGACGAGCCCCGCGGTGGTCATCTCCTGTGCGTCGTGCCACCTGGAGGGCCGCGAGGACGGACACGTGTGGGGCTTCCCGGACGGGCCTCGCCAGACGCCCAGCCTGGCGGGCCGCATGACGACGTCCACGGCGCCCTTCCACTGGAGCGGTGAGTTCTCCGAGCTGGGGGCCTTCATGAACGCCACGGTGAAGGACCGCATGGGCGGCGAGTCGCTGGATGCCGACACGGTGGCGAAGCTGGCGGCCTTCATCGACGCGATTCCCGCGCCGGACAACGCAGCCCGGGGAGAGCCGCTGACGGCCTCGCAGGCGCGCGGCGCGGTGCTCTTCAAGCAGGCGGCGTGTGACACGTGCCACTCGGGCGTGGCGTTCACGAACAACACCAACGTGGACGTGGGCACGTTCGTGCGCTCGGGCGTGCTGCAGGACGCGGCGGCGGTCATCACGGCGGGGCTCAACACGCCGTCATTGCTGGGCGTGGGCCGCACCGCGCCATACCTGCACGACGGCAGCGCGCCCACGCTCAAGGCCCGCCTGCTGAACGGACGCGAGTCGAACCAGCACGGCCTGACGGCGCAGCTGTCCGACTCGGACGTGGACGACCTCGTCGCGTATCTGGAGACGCTGTAG